A genomic stretch from Candidatus Eisenbacteria bacterium includes:
- the mgtE gene encoding magnesium transporter: MQPTALLILPEVKSLLEKGDIAELRETLAHLHAADVAAIIVEIEDDDAKTLFLASIEDERVEIFEHLDETEQERLLHLVGAKAMIPIVEEMASDDRADLIQSLPTRLADALLKELPRPEQKDVEALVKYPEKTAGAIMTSEWASVPADATAAEALVHLRKVAPHRETIYFIYVTNPDRTLIGVLSLKDLVLADPESSVRSIMVPDVISMPVEADQEFVASKIAHYDFLAMPIVDSANRIVGIVTHDDAIDVIEEETTEDAQRMGAVTPLEDSYLETSFWQIIRKRGLWLAALFIGTMFTGTALKHYENAIALLPALVIFIPLIISTGGNTGSQSATLVIRALAVGDVHLRDWAHIMWRETRTGMALGLFLGLFGIARALLWGTGFPIAIVVGLTLLGIVFWGALAGSILPLGLRRVGLDPAIASAPFVASLVDVSGILLYFTIARFVLP; this comes from the coding sequence ATGCAGCCAACGGCACTGCTCATATTGCCAGAAGTGAAGAGCCTCCTCGAAAAGGGAGATATCGCTGAATTGCGCGAGACCCTCGCGCATCTTCATGCGGCTGACGTCGCCGCCATCATCGTAGAGATTGAGGATGATGATGCGAAGACGCTCTTCCTTGCATCCATCGAAGATGAACGTGTTGAAATTTTCGAGCATTTGGATGAAACCGAACAAGAGCGCCTGCTGCATCTTGTCGGCGCCAAGGCGATGATCCCCATCGTCGAAGAGATGGCCTCCGATGACCGGGCAGACCTTATACAATCTCTACCGACTCGTCTCGCTGATGCGTTGCTCAAGGAGCTGCCGCGTCCCGAACAGAAGGATGTCGAAGCGCTCGTAAAGTACCCGGAGAAAACCGCCGGCGCCATCATGACTTCCGAGTGGGCCTCGGTGCCGGCGGATGCCACGGCGGCTGAGGCGCTGGTCCATCTTCGCAAAGTCGCTCCGCACCGGGAGACGATTTATTTCATCTATGTAACCAATCCCGATCGGACGCTTATCGGTGTTCTTTCGCTGAAAGACCTCGTTCTCGCCGATCCTGAAAGCTCCGTGCGTTCCATTATGGTGCCGGATGTCATCTCTATGCCCGTCGAGGCCGACCAGGAATTCGTCGCCAGCAAGATCGCCCATTATGACTTCCTGGCGATGCCGATCGTCGACTCCGCGAATCGGATTGTCGGAATCGTGACCCATGATGACGCTATTGATGTTATCGAGGAGGAAACGACTGAAGATGCTCAGAGAATGGGCGCGGTGACGCCACTGGAGGATTCGTACCTTGAGACCAGTTTCTGGCAGATCATCCGCAAACGGGGATTATGGCTGGCGGCTCTTTTCATCGGCACGATGTTCACCGGAACGGCCCTTAAGCATTATGAGAACGCTATCGCCCTCCTTCCGGCGCTGGTGATCTTTATCCCCTTGATCATTTCAACCGGCGGCAATACCGGCTCACAATCCGCCACCCTCGTTATCCGGGCCCTGGCCGTTGGAGATGTGCACCTTCGGGATTGGGCCCACATCATGTGGAGAGAAACGCGGACCGGAATGGCCCTTGGCCTTTTCCTTGGACTGTTCGGAATCGCTCGGGCCCTGCTCTGGGGAACCGGTTTTCCGATCGCCATCGTTGTTGGTTTAACATTATTGGGAATTGTCTTCTGGGGAGCCTTGGCGGGCAGCATCCTTCCGCTGGGTCTGAGGCGCGTTGGGTTGGATCCGGCTATCGCCTCGGCGCCCTTCGTTGCTTCATTGGTCGACGTTTCGGGGATCTTATTATATTTTACGATCGCTCGATTCGTGCTGCCTTAG
- a CDS encoding oligopeptide transporter, OPT family, with protein MGRESGAGNGSHQADGSPTKAINLPEITVKALVLGVLLSVILAGANAYLGLFAGMTVSASIPAAVISMGVLRLFGKTNILENNIVQTAASAGESLAAGVIFTIPALVLMGYWTNFPYLWVTLICGLGGLIGVLFTIPLRRALIVEGSLKFPEGVATAEVLEAGERGGRDVTYIAMAGLAGAIFKFGETGLKIWPGVVEGARRMGTSMAYFGSNLSPALISVGFIVGINIAVLVFLGGALNWLVAIPIVAATAVKQYGWPIITEVANSGLPQWMQFTGTGADVGTTVSAVDWANEIWSGQTRYIGVGAMVVGGLWALISLRGALFQGITSGLTAYRSGKLEAPVKIPRTEQDAPMKWILFALVLSLIPIFALYQSVVGSVGISLTMAILMLIAGFLFCAVAAYMAGLVGSSNNPISGVTIATILLSSLLLLAMMGSGNTLGPPAAILIGAVVCCAAAIGGDNMQDLKAGHILGATPWKQQVMQGLGTISAAFVMAPILMLLHTAYGFGPATVEHPNALAAPQATLMQSVAEGVFAGNLPWTFIIIGAIVAVGIISLDQFQKRRGSAFRFPVLAVAVGIYLPFELSVPILAGGLIAVAVGRAQRRFAADSEAVTTSKRRGLLFASGLITGEALVGILMAIPIVVTGKEDVLALFSDPPLKAWPGVLLLAGVIVWLYRVATKSLREAR; from the coding sequence ATGGGACGAGAATCAGGTGCTGGAAATGGGTCGCATCAGGCGGATGGGAGCCCGACCAAAGCGATCAACTTGCCGGAAATCACGGTCAAAGCCCTCGTTTTGGGCGTTCTCTTGTCGGTGATCCTTGCCGGCGCGAACGCCTATCTGGGCCTCTTCGCGGGGATGACGGTCAGCGCCTCGATCCCGGCCGCGGTGATCTCGATGGGTGTCCTGCGGCTCTTTGGAAAAACCAATATTCTAGAAAATAATATCGTCCAGACCGCTGCCTCGGCCGGTGAATCGCTGGCCGCCGGTGTCATCTTCACGATCCCGGCCCTGGTGCTCATGGGGTATTGGACGAATTTTCCCTATCTCTGGGTCACCCTGATTTGCGGATTGGGCGGTCTTATCGGTGTTCTCTTTACCATTCCCCTGCGGAGGGCTCTCATCGTCGAGGGCTCGCTGAAATTTCCCGAGGGTGTGGCGACCGCTGAGGTTTTAGAGGCCGGCGAGCGTGGGGGGCGTGACGTCACCTATATCGCCATGGCCGGTCTTGCGGGGGCGATCTTCAAATTCGGCGAGACGGGGCTCAAGATCTGGCCGGGTGTCGTTGAGGGGGCCCGCCGGATGGGCACCTCGATGGCCTATTTCGGGAGCAATCTCTCACCAGCCTTGATCAGCGTCGGCTTTATCGTCGGTATCAATATCGCCGTTCTCGTTTTTCTAGGCGGCGCCCTGAACTGGCTGGTGGCCATCCCCATTGTGGCCGCCACCGCCGTGAAGCAATACGGGTGGCCGATCATCACCGAGGTCGCCAACAGCGGCCTCCCCCAATGGATGCAGTTCACCGGCACCGGTGCCGACGTTGGCACCACTGTCTCCGCCGTCGATTGGGCCAACGAGATCTGGTCGGGGCAGACGCGCTATATCGGCGTCGGCGCCATGGTCGTCGGGGGATTGTGGGCCTTGATCAGTCTCCGGGGCGCTCTTTTCCAGGGGATCACCTCGGGTCTGACCGCCTACCGTTCGGGGAAACTCGAGGCGCCGGTCAAGATCCCCCGCACAGAACAAGATGCGCCGATGAAGTGGATTCTCTTTGCCCTTGTTTTGAGCCTTATTCCGATTTTCGCCCTTTACCAGTCGGTTGTGGGTTCGGTTGGGATCTCCCTCACGATGGCGATTCTTATGCTGATCGCCGGATTCCTCTTCTGCGCCGTCGCCGCCTATATGGCCGGCCTGGTCGGATCCTCCAACAACCCGATCTCGGGAGTGACGATTGCGACCATTCTTCTCTCAAGCCTGCTGTTGCTGGCGATGATGGGGAGTGGGAACACGCTGGGGCCGCCCGCGGCGATTTTGATCGGAGCGGTTGTCTGCTGCGCCGCGGCGATCGGCGGCGATAATATGCAGGATCTGAAGGCGGGGCATATTCTCGGCGCCACGCCGTGGAAACAGCAGGTGATGCAGGGGTTGGGGACGATCTCGGCCGCCTTTGTGATGGCGCCGATCCTCATGCTTTTACACACGGCCTACGGATTCGGACCCGCGACGGTGGAGCATCCCAATGCCCTGGCGGCGCCCCAGGCGACGCTGATGCAATCGGTCGCGGAGGGCGTTTTTGCCGGGAACCTTCCCTGGACCTTTATCATTATCGGCGCGATCGTCGCCGTGGGGATTATCAGTCTGGATCAGTTCCAGAAGAGGCGGGGCTCGGCCTTTCGCTTCCCCGTGCTGGCCGTCGCCGTCGGGATTTATCTTCCATTTGAGCTGTCGGTTCCGATTCTCGCCGGCGGCCTGATCGCCGTCGCCGTCGGCAGGGCGCAGCGTCGGTTCGCCGCCGATTCAGAGGCGGTCACCACATCGAAACGCCGCGGGCTTCTGTTCGCATCGGGTCTGATCACCGGCGAAGCGCTGGTCGGCATCCTGATGGCGATCCCGATTGTCGTGACGGGGAAGGAGGATGTGCTCGCCCTCTTCTCGGATCCGCCGCTGAAGGCCTGGCCGGGTGTTCTTTTGCTGGCCGGTGTGATAGTGTGGCTTTACCGGGTCGCGACGAAGTCGCTGAGGGAAGCGCGGTAG
- a CDS encoding ferredoxin family protein produces the protein MAYVVTENCQDCRFTDCVTVCPADCFKGDDRMLYIDPDECIDCGACVPECPVEAIYAEEDVPDDMQEWIQINADKAPGLETVTEKMDPLPTAEDKKSKLGL, from the coding sequence ATGGCGTATGTCGTCACAGAGAATTGTCAAGATTGCCGCTTCACAGATTGCGTGACGGTTTGCCCTGCGGATTGTTTCAAGGGCGACGATAGAATGCTCTACATCGATCCGGATGAATGTATCGATTGTGGGGCTTGTGTACCTGAGTGCCCCGTCGAGGCGATTTATGCCGAAGAGGATGTTCCTGACGACATGCAGGAATGGATTCAGATCAATGCGGATAAAGCACCCGGCCTCGAAACGGTGACCGAAAAGATGGATCCTCTGCCCACAGCGGAAGACAAGAAGTCTAAACTCGGTCTCTAA
- a CDS encoding YbhB/YbcL family Raf kinase inhibitor-like protein gives MPYRSAIVIALLLMLPPLCGSSALGDESKEMKPGSTPMKPMEFERLELTSPVFENGKTIPILFTCDGVDASPPLNWDRVPEGTRSFALFCDDPDAPHGNWVHWVIFNIPPDSTSLPQGLPRVEILPDSTRQGLTDFKVPGYGGPCPPSGIHRYFFLLYALDTVLEFEKTPHKPDVEKAAQGHVIGKGLLMGTYTRE, from the coding sequence ATGCCTTACAGATCAGCCATAGTGATAGCCCTTCTTCTCATGCTTCCTCCTCTTTGTGGAAGCTCCGCCCTGGGGGATGAGTCAAAGGAAATGAAGCCCGGCAGCACTCCCATGAAGCCGATGGAATTTGAAAGGCTGGAGCTAACCAGCCCTGTCTTTGAAAATGGGAAGACGATCCCGATTCTTTTTACTTGTGACGGGGTCGATGCTTCTCCACCACTGAATTGGGACCGTGTTCCCGAGGGGACCAGAAGCTTCGCCCTTTTCTGCGATGATCCGGATGCGCCTCACGGTAACTGGGTTCATTGGGTGATTTTCAATATACCACCCGATAGCACATCCCTTCCGCAAGGACTTCCGCGGGTGGAGATTTTACCCGACAGCACCCGACAAGGATTGACGGATTTCAAGGTGCCGGGGTACGGCGGCCCCTGTCCGCCCAGCGGCATCCACCGCTATTTTTTCCTACTCTATGCCTTGGATACAGTTCTCGAGTTTGAAAAGACGCCGCACAAGCCGGATGTTGAAAAGGCGGCACAGGGGCATGTCATCGGCAAAGGCTTGTTGATGGGGACCTATACCAGAGAATAG
- a CDS encoding chloride channel protein, whose amino-acid sequence MKSAGERGTSVFRAGTPILRRLHFRLGDRTSMLLLATLIGIAGGFGAVFFRWLIGALQDLAWGSGGTPLEKVTRAAWYWRLLIPSLGGFLVGLIVKFLAPEAKGHGVPEVMYAVARLGGVIRPIVAVAKSFASAICIAAGGSVGREGPIVQIGSAIGSTLGQLLRLSSRKIRTCVGCGAAAGIAATFNAPIAGAFFAAEVILGEFGVGSFGSVVVSSVSATVISRTLLGNVAAFEIPTYAIIHPAEMFNYVILGLLAAVTGVVFIRGLHWSEDFFDRLRRVPDFLQPVIGGLGIGVIALVLPQITGVGYDTITAALEGHLSLGILIAILVAKLVATNLTLGSGGSGGIFAPSLLMGAALGGIVGRLAAMILPFPMASSGAYAVVGMGAMVAAATHAPITAILIIFELTGDYRVILGLMISCIIGVVLAQRLCGESIYTIKLVRRGINIFAGREVNVLRQIKVRDILRRDIQTVSQDAKFDALYHFLVESPHYEFFVVDQEGNLLGAISVDDLRRNLPHLEDLKDVAIAADLISGPLIYLRENDDLDCAMQQFEKQTLEELPVLPTGGSMNPIGVIQRQDVIRAYNKEILKVDLAGSFSSRIASAARFRTWETVGGYVLAQMETPPHLSKRPLESLRLRQDRGVQIILIEKPNAQGEARFSLPTGNSQLDTADRIIVFGRREDVDALSRETV is encoded by the coding sequence ATGAAATCCGCCGGGGAGCGAGGCACATCTGTTTTCAGAGCTGGAACACCCATCCTCCGGCGGCTTCATTTTCGGCTTGGTGATCGGACAAGCATGCTGCTTCTTGCCACCCTCATCGGCATTGCGGGTGGATTCGGCGCTGTCTTCTTTCGTTGGCTGATCGGCGCGCTTCAAGATTTGGCTTGGGGGAGTGGCGGCACACCGCTTGAAAAAGTCACCCGAGCCGCCTGGTATTGGCGTCTTCTCATCCCTTCGCTCGGAGGGTTTCTCGTCGGTCTGATTGTAAAATTCCTCGCTCCAGAAGCCAAGGGCCATGGTGTGCCCGAAGTGATGTACGCGGTGGCGCGCCTCGGCGGTGTGATCCGTCCCATCGTCGCCGTCGCCAAATCTTTTGCTTCCGCGATCTGTATCGCGGCGGGCGGCTCGGTCGGGCGGGAAGGTCCCATTGTGCAAATCGGCTCGGCCATCGGCTCCACCCTCGGCCAGCTCCTTCGTCTGTCCTCACGAAAAATCCGCACCTGTGTCGGATGCGGGGCCGCCGCCGGCATAGCGGCGACCTTTAACGCACCGATTGCCGGCGCTTTCTTCGCAGCCGAGGTCATTCTTGGTGAGTTTGGTGTCGGATCTTTCGGTTCGGTTGTGGTCAGTTCCGTCAGCGCCACCGTCATCTCGCGCACACTCCTCGGCAATGTGGCGGCCTTTGAGATCCCGACCTATGCGATCATTCACCCCGCGGAAATGTTCAACTATGTGATCCTCGGCCTCCTCGCCGCCGTCACCGGGGTCGTCTTCATCCGGGGTTTGCACTGGTCAGAGGATTTTTTTGACAGGCTCCGGCGGGTCCCCGATTTTCTCCAGCCCGTGATCGGCGGATTGGGAATCGGCGTGATCGCGCTGGTCCTGCCTCAGATTACGGGCGTCGGATATGATACCATCACGGCCGCGCTCGAAGGGCACCTCAGTCTGGGGATCCTCATCGCCATCCTCGTCGCCAAACTCGTGGCGACGAATCTCACCCTCGGTTCCGGCGGATCGGGCGGGATATTCGCCCCGTCGCTCCTGATGGGAGCGGCCCTGGGGGGCATTGTGGGCCGGCTCGCCGCCATGATTCTTCCATTCCCCATGGCCTCCTCCGGTGCTTATGCGGTTGTCGGCATGGGCGCCATGGTCGCCGCCGCGACCCATGCGCCGATTACGGCGATCCTCATCATCTTTGAGCTCACCGGCGATTATCGCGTGATTCTTGGGTTGATGATTTCCTGTATCATCGGCGTCGTTCTTGCCCAGCGTTTGTGCGGCGAATCAATCTACACCATCAAGCTCGTCCGGCGCGGCATCAATATTTTCGCCGGCCGCGAAGTTAATGTTCTTCGGCAGATCAAAGTCAGGGATATCCTGCGCCGCGATATCCAGACGGTTTCTCAAGACGCAAAATTCGATGCGCTCTACCACTTTCTGGTGGAATCGCCGCATTATGAGTTCTTTGTTGTCGATCAAGAGGGGAACTTGTTGGGAGCCATCAGCGTCGATGACCTCCGTCGCAATCTCCCCCATCTCGAAGATCTTAAGGATGTCGCCATCGCCGCGGATTTGATATCAGGCCCCTTAATCTACCTTCGTGAGAATGACGATCTTGATTGCGCGATGCAGCAATTCGAGAAGCAGACCCTCGAGGAGTTGCCGGTCCTTCCCACGGGCGGATCAATGAACCCGATCGGGGTCATCCAACGGCAGGATGTCATCAGGGCCTATAACAAAGAGATCCTGAAGGTCGATCTCGCCGGGTCATTTTCTTCGCGTATTGCATCCGCCGCCCGTTTCCGGACTTGGGAAACCGTCGGCGGATATGTGCTCGCGCAAATGGAAACGCCGCCGCATCTCAGCAAAAGACCCTTGGAGTCGCTGCGGCTGCGCCAGGATCGCGGCGTGCAGATTATCCTCATTGAAAAACCCAACGCCCAGGGAGAAGCTCGCTTTTCGCTTCCGACAGGCAATTCACAACTGGATACCGCCGACCGTATTATTGTTTTTGGGCGGAGAGAAGATGTGGACGCACTGTCCCGCGAAACGGTTTAG